The sequence GCGCATCGAACAACTCGGGCACAACAGCATTGAGCCGCTCCGGGCGGTTCAACGTCAGGACGAGCACCGCGTCACGCATTTCACTCAGGACGAGGGACATCGAAGGCGTCAGGATTCTTCGATGGTCGCCACGACGTGGCCGACGGGGTAGGCCGTGTCCACCTCCGCGATGACTCGCAATACCCCGTTGGCCGGGGATTCGACCTCGAGCTGGGCCTTGTCTGCCTCGAGGACGTAAATTACCTGGCCCTCGGCTACCTGATCGCCGTCGTCGGCGAGCCATTCGGCGACATACCCCTCGGTCATCTCCATCGATGCCTGTGGGATGCGGATCTCCAACATGTTGTTCCTTCGGTCGTGAGTTAGGCGAGCAGGTCGCGTGCGGCCTGGATCATCCGCGCAGCGTCGGGGACGTACTGCGCCTCGAGGGGGCCGCCCGGTGTGGGTGCGTATGGCGCACCGAGTCGACGAACCGGCTTGTGCAGTTCACCGAGCAGTTCCTCGTGGATCTGGCTGGACACCTCGGCACCGAAACCGCCGAACTGCACAGCGGCGTGAGCGACGATTGCCCGCTTGGTCTTCGCGACGCTCTGGAGGACGGTGCTGATATCCAGTGGGACCAGCGACCTCAGGTCAACGACCTCGACGTCGACGCCTTCCGCCGCCAGCGCCTCGGCGGCCTCGAGGGCATCGAGCACCGCGCGACCGTAGGTGATGATGGAGAGGTCGGCACCCGGGCGCGCAATAGACGCACGCCCGAGGGGTACGCGGTAGTCCCCCACCGGTACGTCTCGCTTCTGCGGATCGAACACCACCCGGGACATTTCCATCACGACGCACGGATCCTCGTCGTAGATGCTGCTGAGCAGCAGTCCCTTGGCATCGAGCGGATTGCTGGCGCACACCACCTTCAGCCCTGGGACATTGGCCAACCAGGCCTCGAGGGACTGCGAGTGCTGCGCACCCATGTTGCCCCGGCCGGCACCGACGACCGTGCGGATGGTGATGGGCACGGCGGTGCGACCGCCGGACATGTAGCGCAGCTTCGCAGCATGGTTGGCGATCTGATCCATCGCGACACCGAAGAAGTCCATGAGCATGATTTCGACGATGGGCCGCATACCTGCGAGACCGGCGCCGATGGCCGTGCCGATGAGCGCCTGCTCCGCGATAGGAGTGGCCCGAACACGTTCCGTGCCGAACTTGGTCGACAGCCCCTTGGTCATTTTGAATACGCCACCGGCGGGGTCTGCGATGTCCTCTCCCAGCATGAACACTGACGGGTCAGTGCTGAGGGCGTAGTCGAAGGCATCGAGGCAGGCCTGCTGGAAGTTCATTTCCTGGAACTGCACCGTGGTCGATGCGTCCTTAGTAATCTGTGTCACCGTCATCGCCGTGAGTCCTCCTGGTTGCCGTACACATCGCGAAGCATTTCTTCGGGAGGGGTGGGGTCCGAGCTTCGCGCAAACTCCATCGCATCCCGGACTTCCTCGTCGACATCGGCGTCGATCGAGCTCAACGTGTCTTCGGAGTGCCAGCCCTCCTGCAGAATCGAGAGGCGGAACGCGACGACGGGGTCTCGCGCCTCAGCAGCCTTTCGCTCCTCGGCCGGGACATACCGGTTTTCGGAACCGAATGAGTGGCCCTTGGTGCGGTAGGTAACGGACTCCACGAACACCGGCCCCTGGCCCGCGCGAGCCTCTTCGACGGCCGCCTGGACCGCGGCATGAATCTCGAGAGGCGCGAATCCGTCGACTCGCACCGCGCGCATCCCGACTGCTTCCGCCCGGCTGGTGAGCTCGGTGTTGCGGGTGTAGTCGGAGATGCTGGTGTGCTCGGCCCACTGATTGTTCTGGCATACGAATACCAGCGGAAGGTTCCAGATCGCCGCGAGGTTCAGGCTTTCGGCGATCGCACCAATGGATGTGGCTCCATCACCGAACGTGGTGACGGCGACCTGTCCGTTGCCCTCGAGCTGAGCAGCTAAACCGAGTCCACACGCAATGGGGGCACCGGCACCGACGATTCCCGTCGTCGCCATGAGGCCGAGCTCCGGGGCGGACAGGTGCATCGAACCGCCTTTACCTTTGGACGTTCCGGTAACGCGCCCGAGGAACTCCGCGGCAATTCCACGCAGTGGCACACCTTTCGCGACGACGTCGCCTAGGCAGCGGTACGTTGTAGAGAGGTAATCACTCGGCTGCATCGCCAGGCCGATCGACGCGCACGTCGCCTCCAGGCCGCGAATCGGGTAGGACGGGAACCGCGCCTCACCGGTTGAGAGCACCTTCTGCAGGGCGTTTTCCAGCGCCCGCATACGTCTCATGCTCCGGTACAGGTTCAGAGCGACGTCAGCCGGCGTACCGACCGACTCCGCCGCGGCCACCGATGTCGGTGAAGAGACCACGGGTAGCTCCTTCCGAAAGTGGGGGGGTGGGCAGCGAATGCCCGTTGGCCTACTATTTTGCATGACATAGCTCTCGCACACAAGGGCGCGTCGACTCGGGTCGTCGCGCAGCCCTCGAGAAAGAAGAGGTGGGCACATGACGGATCTCGGCACGCAAGCTCTGTTCGGGCCCGTGAGCGGCAACCCGTGGCAGGGCAGAGTCGTCCATGAGGCGATCGACGCTGCCGCTGCCGCGTGGCCTGATCACGACGCGATCGTCGACGGCGACACAACCCTGACGTTCAGCGAACTCACGACGCGACGCGACGCACTGGCCGCTGTCCTGGCGCAGCGTGGAGTCAGTCGAGGAACCCACGTGGCGTTATATCTACGCCGCTCCTGGGAACACGTCGTCCTACTCCATGCGCTGTGGCGACTCGGCGCAGTGGTCGTTACGCTCAACACCGGCTGGGAAACCGATGAGCTCGAGTACGCACTGAACTTCACAGACGCGGAATTCCTCATCGCCAGCACC comes from Rhodococcus oxybenzonivorans and encodes:
- a CDS encoding lipoyl domain-containing protein, which produces MLEIRIPQASMEMTEGYVAEWLADDGDQVAEGQVIYVLEADKAQLEVESPANGVLRVIAEVDTAYPVGHVVATIEES
- a CDS encoding alpha-ketoacid dehydrogenase subunit beta; the encoded protein is MTVTQITKDASTTVQFQEMNFQQACLDAFDYALSTDPSVFMLGEDIADPAGGVFKMTKGLSTKFGTERVRATPIAEQALIGTAIGAGLAGMRPIVEIMLMDFFGVAMDQIANHAAKLRYMSGGRTAVPITIRTVVGAGRGNMGAQHSQSLEAWLANVPGLKVVCASNPLDAKGLLLSSIYDEDPCVVMEMSRVVFDPQKRDVPVGDYRVPLGRASIARPGADLSIITYGRAVLDALEAAEALAAEGVDVEVVDLRSLVPLDISTVLQSVAKTKRAIVAHAAVQFGGFGAEVSSQIHEELLGELHKPVRRLGAPYAPTPGGPLEAQYVPDAARMIQAARDLLA
- a CDS encoding thiamine pyrophosphate-dependent dehydrogenase E1 component subunit alpha, yielding MVSSPTSVAAAESVGTPADVALNLYRSMRRMRALENALQKVLSTGEARFPSYPIRGLEATCASIGLAMQPSDYLSTTYRCLGDVVAKGVPLRGIAAEFLGRVTGTSKGKGGSMHLSAPELGLMATTGIVGAGAPIACGLGLAAQLEGNGQVAVTTFGDGATSIGAIAESLNLAAIWNLPLVFVCQNNQWAEHTSISDYTRNTELTSRAEAVGMRAVRVDGFAPLEIHAAVQAAVEEARAGQGPVFVESVTYRTKGHSFGSENRYVPAEERKAAEARDPVVAFRLSILQEGWHSEDTLSSIDADVDEEVRDAMEFARSSDPTPPEEMLRDVYGNQEDSRR